The Chroococcidiopsis sp. TS-821 genome includes a region encoding these proteins:
- a CDS encoding cation-transporting P-type ATPase: MTATEEKLLENHWHNLPLQEVAQSLDSNPKTGLSSAEVSQRQQKYGPNELKAKPGKSPIVRFLLQFNQPLLYILLIAGAIKALLGSWVNAGVIWGVTLINAIIGYVQEAKAESAISALASAVKTEATVIRDGEKVRVSSTEIVPGDIVLLASGDKVPADLRLIDVRNLQVNESALTGESVAVEKTTRQVEVDAPLAERTNMAYAGSFVTFGTAKGIVVAIAQDTETGRISQLIDRGTNLVTPLTRKFDRFSRTLLYIILGVAALTFAVGIGYGNSIVEMFEAAVALAVSAIPEGLPAVVTVTLAIGVSRMARRNAIIRKLPAVETLGGATVICSDKTGTLTENQMTVQAIYAGEQQYKVTGSGYNPEGEIVVDTDVNDGASAQKPADFDANVALRECLIAGLLCNDSQIEVKDGQNTVVGDPTEGALIIAANKAGLSDRHEETMPRVDAIPFESEFQYMATLHEQRQKVGSNSQRIIYVKGSVEALLQRCEQMLDAQGELQPLDTATIQEKVDAMAHQGLRVLAFAKKIVPAQQKSLDHDDIAAGLIFIGLQGMIDPPRQEAIRAVQTCQEAGIQVKMITGDHAVTAQAIAQRMGFNHHEEVIAFTGQQLAQMDDRELANAVEEGAVFARVAPEQKLRLVEALQSKGEIVAMTGDGVNDAPALRQADIGIAMGGTGTEVAKEAADMILTDDNFASIEAAVEEGRTVYRNLLKAIAFILPVNGGESMTILISVLLARVLPILSLQVLWLNMVNSITMTVPLAFEPKSEIVMQQPPRNPNEPLLSRKLVQRIVLISVFNWILIFGMFEWVLRDTGNVDLARTMAIQALVSGRIFYLISLSQLGIAIASRLRGRRRESFSDARAIVLGIVAAVLLQIIFSQWGIMNTLFATAPLNWNQWLICLLVGLPMIPTAIIANRIDPIEKASSRKLRRA; the protein is encoded by the coding sequence ATGACAGCAACAGAAGAAAAATTGCTGGAAAATCATTGGCATAATCTACCTCTACAGGAAGTTGCTCAAAGCTTAGACAGTAACCCTAAAACTGGTCTATCCTCTGCTGAAGTATCGCAACGACAGCAGAAATACGGTCCCAACGAGTTAAAAGCAAAACCGGGGAAAAGCCCAATCGTTCGATTTTTATTGCAATTTAATCAACCACTGCTTTATATCTTATTAATTGCAGGTGCGATTAAAGCATTACTCGGTTCTTGGGTCAATGCTGGAGTGATTTGGGGCGTTACTCTCATTAACGCCATTATTGGTTACGTTCAAGAAGCGAAAGCTGAAAGCGCAATTTCTGCACTCGCCTCAGCGGTGAAAACCGAAGCAACTGTTATCCGTGACGGCGAGAAAGTGCGCGTGTCCTCGACAGAGATTGTTCCTGGCGATATTGTGTTACTTGCCTCTGGCGATAAAGTTCCCGCAGATTTACGGTTAATCGATGTACGCAACTTACAAGTCAACGAGTCAGCGCTAACGGGCGAATCGGTTGCTGTAGAAAAAACGACACGACAAGTAGAAGTTGATGCACCTTTAGCCGAACGTACCAACATGGCGTATGCGGGTAGCTTTGTCACATTTGGTACAGCAAAAGGTATTGTCGTTGCGATCGCCCAAGACACTGAAACTGGACGTATCTCGCAGTTAATCGATCGCGGAACTAACTTAGTCACTCCACTCACCCGCAAATTCGACCGCTTCAGCCGTACGTTGTTGTACATTATTTTGGGTGTTGCTGCTTTAACCTTTGCGGTTGGTATTGGCTACGGTAACTCGATAGTCGAGATGTTCGAAGCGGCGGTTGCTTTAGCCGTTAGTGCGATTCCAGAAGGATTACCTGCTGTTGTCACAGTTACATTGGCAATTGGTGTTTCCCGAATGGCACGACGCAATGCGATTATCCGCAAGCTACCGGCGGTGGAAACCCTTGGTGGTGCAACGGTGATTTGTTCAGATAAAACCGGAACGCTGACCGAAAACCAAATGACGGTGCAAGCAATTTATGCAGGAGAACAGCAATATAAAGTTACGGGTAGCGGGTATAATCCAGAAGGGGAAATTGTTGTAGATACAGATGTAAATGACGGCGCATCTGCCCAAAAGCCAGCAGATTTTGACGCCAATGTTGCACTGCGCGAATGTTTAATTGCAGGTTTGCTGTGTAATGACTCGCAAATTGAAGTCAAAGATGGACAAAACACAGTTGTCGGCGATCCAACCGAAGGAGCTTTGATTATTGCCGCAAACAAAGCAGGACTAAGCGATCGCCATGAAGAAACGATGCCGCGAGTCGATGCGATTCCCTTTGAATCTGAGTTTCAGTACATGGCAACGTTGCACGAACAAAGGCAAAAAGTAGGAAGCAATTCCCAAAGGATAATTTATGTAAAAGGTTCGGTGGAAGCACTGCTACAGCGTTGCGAGCAAATGTTGGATGCACAAGGAGAACTTCAGCCGCTCGATACAGCGACAATTCAAGAAAAAGTTGATGCTATGGCGCATCAGGGCTTACGAGTACTAGCCTTCGCTAAAAAAATTGTGCCAGCACAGCAAAAGTCGCTCGATCACGATGATATTGCTGCAGGGTTAATCTTTATCGGATTGCAAGGGATGATCGATCCGCCGCGTCAAGAGGCAATTAGAGCAGTACAAACATGTCAAGAAGCAGGAATTCAAGTCAAAATGATTACGGGCGATCATGCGGTGACAGCGCAGGCGATCGCACAACGCATGGGCTTTAATCATCATGAAGAAGTCATTGCGTTTACCGGACAACAACTTGCGCAGATGGACGATCGCGAACTAGCTAACGCGGTAGAAGAGGGTGCGGTGTTCGCGCGGGTTGCGCCCGAGCAAAAACTACGCTTAGTAGAAGCTTTGCAATCTAAAGGTGAAATTGTCGCAATGACCGGCGATGGCGTCAATGACGCTCCTGCGCTGCGACAAGCAGATATTGGAATCGCGATGGGCGGTACAGGAACCGAAGTTGCTAAAGAAGCCGCTGACATGATTCTCACCGATGATAACTTCGCGTCGATTGAAGCCGCAGTTGAAGAAGGACGCACGGTGTATCGCAATCTATTGAAAGCGATCGCGTTTATTCTCCCTGTGAATGGCGGTGAATCAATGACGATTTTGATTAGCGTGCTACTGGCGCGAGTTTTACCTATTCTCTCGTTACAAGTTCTGTGGTTGAACATGGTGAATTCAATTACGATGACAGTACCACTTGCGTTTGAACCCAAGTCGGAAATTGTCATGCAGCAGCCACCGCGTAACCCTAATGAGCCACTATTATCGCGTAAGCTAGTGCAGCGAATTGTCCTTATTTCTGTGTTTAACTGGATTCTAATTTTTGGAATGTTTGAATGGGTACTCCGCGATACAGGAAACGTTGATTTAGCTCGGACAATGGCAATTCAAGCGCTTGTCTCGGGAAGAATCTTTTATCTCATCAGTTTAAGTCAACTTGGTATTGCGATCGCCAGTCGATTGCGTGGGAGAAGAAGAGAATCTTTTAGCGATGCTCGTGCAATCGTTCTCGGAATTGTAGCTGCTGTGCTTTTACAAATCATTTTCAGTCAGTGGGGCATAATGAATACCTTATTTGCTACAGCACCCCTTAACTGGAATCAATGGCTCATTTGTCTGCTCGTTGGTTTACCCATGATTCCCACCGCTATCATCGCTAATCGTATCGACCCAATTGAAAAGGCTTCTTCTAGAAAGTTAAGACGCGCGTAG